The following are from one region of the Yoonia sp. R2331 genome:
- a CDS encoding aldolase, giving the protein MSIEARLREQICLLAKSMFDRGLTGGSTGNISARTDDGGLLVSPTGTSFGRLDPGRLSRFDAQGALIDGDKPTKEMPLHTAFYDTRSTAGAVVHLHSCHAVALSLMPDADEDNFLPPLTPYGIMKLGKVKLLPFFLPGDPAMGDAVRGLAGRRSAVMLANHGPVVAGKDIEAACNAIEELEDTARLAMLTRGMNPRALTETQVRALVTKFDVEWDA; this is encoded by the coding sequence ATGAGCATTGAAGCCCGTCTAAGAGAGCAGATTTGCCTGTTGGCAAAATCCATGTTTGATCGTGGCCTGACCGGGGGCAGCACCGGCAACATCTCTGCCCGGACGGACGACGGCGGACTTTTGGTGTCTCCCACCGGGACAAGTTTTGGCCGGCTCGATCCGGGCAGGCTGAGCCGGTTTGATGCGCAAGGCGCGCTGATTGATGGCGACAAGCCGACCAAGGAAATGCCCCTTCACACGGCGTTCTATGACACGCGCAGCACGGCGGGTGCGGTGGTGCATTTGCACAGCTGCCATGCGGTCGCGCTGTCTTTGATGCCCGATGCCGATGAGGACAATTTCCTGCCGCCGCTGACACCTTACGGGATCATGAAGCTTGGAAAGGTGAAGTTGCTGCCGTTCTTTCTGCCCGGCGATCCTGCGATGGGAGACGCCGTGCGTGGCCTTGCCGGAAGGCGCAGTGCGGTGATGCTTGCCAATCACGGCCCCGTGGTTGCAGGCAAGGATATTGAGGCGGCCTGCAATGCCATCGAGGAACTGGAAGACACCGCGCGCCTGGCGATGCTGACGCGCGGAATGAACCCGCGCGCACTAACAGAGACCCAAGTCCGGGCGCTTGTCACGAAATTCGATGTGGAGTGGGACGCATGA
- a CDS encoding L-lactate dehydrogenase, with protein sequence MPIITTIDDLKRLHKRRAPKMFYDYAESGSWTEQTFRENTSDFDKIRLRQRVAVDMSNRTTASQMIGEDVAMPVALAPVGLTGMQSADGEIKAAKAAEKFGVPFTISTMSICSIEDVAAHTKAPFWFQLYVMKDEEFVDNIIARAKNAGCSALVLTLDLQILGQRHKDIKNGLTAPPKLTPNTLLNLSTKWRWGLEMLGTHRRTFRNIVGHAKSVENMSSLQSWTAQQFDPKLNWDTIARLKEKWGGKLILKGILDVEDARKAVECGADAIIVSNHGGRQLDGALSAIRMLPSIVAAVGDQIEVHMDSGIRTGQDVLKALALGAKGVYIGRAYIYGLGAMGQAGVTKALEVIHTELDTTMALCGKRDIKDVDRDILLVPEDFEGRWA encoded by the coding sequence ATGCCGATCATCACGACGATTGACGACCTGAAGCGTCTACACAAACGCCGCGCGCCAAAGATGTTCTATGACTACGCAGAAAGCGGCAGTTGGACGGAACAGACGTTCCGCGAGAACACTTCGGACTTTGACAAGATCCGGCTGCGCCAACGGGTGGCGGTGGATATGTCCAACCGCACGACCGCCAGTCAGATGATCGGTGAAGATGTGGCGATGCCGGTGGCACTTGCCCCGGTCGGGTTGACGGGGATGCAATCAGCGGATGGCGAGATCAAGGCCGCGAAGGCGGCGGAAAAGTTCGGTGTGCCGTTCACGATTTCGACCATGTCGATCTGCTCGATCGAGGATGTGGCGGCCCATACCAAAGCACCGTTCTGGTTTCAGCTATATGTGATGAAAGACGAGGAATTCGTCGACAACATCATCGCGCGCGCCAAGAACGCGGGCTGTTCGGCGCTGGTGTTGACGCTTGATCTGCAAATTCTGGGGCAGCGGCACAAGGACATCAAGAACGGGCTGACGGCACCGCCCAAGCTGACACCGAATACCTTGTTGAATTTGTCGACCAAGTGGAGATGGGGGCTGGAGATGCTGGGCACCCACCGCCGCACGTTCCGCAATATCGTAGGCCATGCCAAGTCGGTGGAAAACATGTCGAGCCTGCAAAGCTGGACCGCCCAGCAGTTTGACCCCAAGCTGAACTGGGACACGATTGCCAGGCTCAAGGAAAAGTGGGGCGGCAAGCTGATCCTCAAGGGCATTCTGGACGTGGAAGATGCCCGCAAGGCCGTTGAATGCGGTGCGGATGCGATCATCGTCAGCAACCATGGTGGGCGGCAGCTGGACGGGGCGCTCTCGGCCATTCGGATGTTGCCCAGCATCGTGGCAGCCGTGGGCGACCAGATCGAGGTGCACATGGACAGTGGCATCCGGACCGGTCAAGACGTGCTGAAGGCTTTGGCGCTGGGGGCCAAGGGTGTCTATATCGGACGCGCCTATATCTACGGGCTGGGCGCGATGGGTCAGGCCGGTGTGACCAAGGCGCTGGAGGTCATTCACACCGAGTTGGACACGACCATGGCGCTTTGCGGCAAGCGTGACATCAAGGATGTGGACCGCGACATCTTGCTGGTGCCAGAGGATTTTGAGGGGCGGTGGGCCTAA
- a CDS encoding class 1 fructose-bisphosphatase, with protein MSAQQITFREFLLQDYRNHGVEKDLIFLLEDIATSCRIISHQIRGGAFSGRLGATQSTNVQGETQKQLDVIANEVFVRHCSNCSRVAALISEEVDEVYWLKDKPQAGDYLVYFDPLDGSSNLDVNLSVGSIFSISQLPTAIDATDDRSVLRVGSEQISAGYSVYGPSTALVVTTGTGVNGFTHQQGTGEFRLTYPDMMIPENTSEFAINASRYTLWDQPVRHYFDECIRGEAGPRKKTFNMRWTASMVAEVHRILIRGGVFLYPRDAGNIADGGKLRLMYEANPMALIVEQAGGSASTGTERILDVQPNSHHQRVPVILGSKEEVAVLERYHRES; from the coding sequence ATGAGCGCTCAGCAGATCACCTTTCGCGAGTTCCTATTGCAGGACTACCGCAATCACGGCGTCGAGAAGGATTTGATTTTCCTTCTTGAGGATATCGCCACTTCATGCCGCATAATCTCTCATCAGATCCGTGGTGGGGCGTTTTCGGGCAGGCTCGGCGCCACCCAGTCAACCAATGTTCAGGGGGAAACTCAGAAGCAGCTCGACGTGATCGCAAACGAGGTCTTCGTCCGGCATTGTTCGAATTGCAGTCGGGTCGCTGCTTTGATCTCCGAAGAGGTCGACGAAGTCTACTGGCTGAAAGATAAGCCGCAGGCCGGCGACTATCTGGTCTATTTCGATCCACTTGACGGCTCGTCGAACCTCGACGTCAATCTCTCTGTGGGTTCGATCTTCTCGATATCGCAGCTGCCCACGGCGATCGACGCCACCGACGACCGCTCGGTGCTTCGCGTTGGCTCTGAGCAGATCAGCGCCGGCTATTCCGTCTACGGCCCCTCGACCGCTTTGGTGGTCACCACAGGCACCGGCGTCAATGGCTTTACCCACCAGCAGGGCACCGGCGAATTCCGCCTGACTTACCCCGATATGATGATCCCCGAAAACACGAGTGAATTCGCGATCAATGCCTCTCGTTACACACTTTGGGATCAACCGGTGAGGCACTATTTTGACGAATGCATCCGAGGCGAAGCCGGCCCGCGTAAAAAGACCTTCAACATGCGCTGGACCGCTTCGATGGTGGCTGAAGTCCACCGGATCCTGATCCGCGGCGGCGTATTTCTCTATCCACGTGACGCTGGCAATATCGCTGACGGCGGCAAACTACGCCTGATGTATGAAGCTAATCCGATGGCGCTAATTGTTGAACAGGCAGGTGGTTCCGCGTCTACAGGAACCGAACGCATTTTGGATGTGCAACCTAACTCGCATCATCAGCGTGTTCCTGTGATCCTTGGATCGAAAGAGGAAGTGGCCGTTCTGGAGCGATATCACCGCGAGAGCTGA
- a CDS encoding 4-hydroxyphenylacetate 3-hydroxylase family protein has translation MLMTASDYRDSLRSYAPRVFINGTRVESVADEPLLEPGINSVGVTYDFAHRPEHKKLMTAVQSTSGQTINRMLHINTTSDDLLMKLEAVRLVCKVSGCAQRYLSHDALNGIYQATHRTDANHGTDYSKRFLAYLHDVQERDLTLGVAMTDAKGDRSIRPGQQANPDVYVHIKERRPDGIVISGTKAIVTGAPYMHEFLVMPCRTHTKEDANFAVCCAVPCDAPGVTIVARPAGRPGEAAAKFSAKYGQSTGVVIFEDVFVPHDRVFLAGEYDEGGFMTTSYANHHRHSCIGARAGFGDLLIGAGALMVDANGLDADRHDHIREAMVDLITITESFYACGVAASVYYENDPAGSVMPDAVFSNVGKLLLATKIYDMHKVAHYVSGGLIVALPGPDEDHNPETKASLSAVLGGRADIPMERRMEVSRMIEDLTVSNQAGWYSVISLHGGGSPEAMKREIWRNYPVAERKELVTDLLDRGVLAEGRKVTRQPGRCCDTGCQPPATVARPEAVPAK, from the coding sequence ATGCTGATGACCGCATCGGATTACCGGGACTCACTGAGGTCCTACGCGCCTCGGGTTTTCATCAACGGAACTCGCGTTGAAAGCGTGGCTGACGAGCCGCTGCTGGAGCCGGGCATAAACAGCGTGGGTGTGACTTACGATTTTGCACACCGCCCCGAGCACAAGAAGCTCATGACGGCAGTTCAATCGACCAGCGGGCAGACCATCAACAGAATGCTGCACATCAACACAACGTCTGACGATCTTCTCATGAAGCTCGAAGCCGTTCGCCTTGTTTGCAAAGTCTCGGGCTGTGCGCAGCGCTACCTCAGCCATGACGCGCTGAATGGAATCTATCAAGCGACGCATCGCACCGATGCCAATCACGGCACCGACTATTCAAAACGTTTCCTTGCGTATCTTCATGATGTGCAGGAACGCGACCTCACCCTTGGTGTTGCGATGACGGACGCGAAAGGCGATCGGTCGATACGTCCCGGACAGCAGGCCAACCCAGATGTCTACGTGCACATCAAGGAACGGCGGCCAGATGGTATTGTGATTTCCGGGACCAAAGCCATCGTTACCGGTGCGCCCTACATGCATGAGTTTCTTGTCATGCCGTGCCGGACACATACAAAGGAAGATGCAAATTTTGCAGTATGCTGCGCAGTACCCTGCGATGCTCCGGGCGTGACGATCGTCGCCCGTCCAGCCGGTCGGCCCGGAGAAGCCGCTGCCAAATTTTCAGCCAAGTATGGGCAGTCGACCGGGGTTGTGATCTTCGAGGACGTTTTCGTCCCGCACGACCGTGTCTTCCTTGCTGGCGAATACGACGAAGGCGGGTTTATGACCACCTCCTATGCGAACCATCACAGGCATTCCTGCATTGGTGCCCGCGCCGGTTTCGGTGACCTGCTCATCGGTGCTGGGGCCCTAATGGTCGATGCCAACGGGCTGGACGCGGATCGGCATGACCATATCCGCGAGGCGATGGTCGACCTAATCACCATCACCGAAAGCTTCTATGCCTGTGGAGTTGCCGCGTCAGTCTACTACGAAAACGACCCAGCCGGATCGGTGATGCCTGATGCAGTATTTTCCAATGTCGGAAAACTGCTGCTGGCCACGAAAATCTACGACATGCACAAGGTCGCGCACTATGTCTCGGGCGGCCTTATCGTAGCGCTGCCAGGACCCGACGAAGACCATAACCCCGAGACAAAAGCTTCCCTCTCGGCGGTTCTTGGCGGTCGCGCCGATATTCCGATGGAGCGTCGGATGGAGGTCTCGCGGATGATCGAGGACCTGACTGTTTCCAATCAGGCTGGCTGGTACTCTGTAATTTCGTTGCACGGCGGCGGCTCTCCGGAAGCAATGAAACGTGAAATCTGGCGGAACTATCCGGTTGCAGAGCGCAAGGAACTGGTCACGGATCTGCTGGATCGCGGTGTTTTGGCCGAGGGGCGCAAGGTGACGCGCCAGCCCGGACGCTGCTGCGACACAGGCTGCCAGCCGCCCGCCACCGTGGCGCGTCCAGAAGCCGTTCCAGCAAAATAG
- a CDS encoding hydroxypyruvate isomerase family protein: MKFSANLGFLWNDRPLPEAIRAAKAAGFDAVECHWPYDVPTDDVKAALSETGLPMLGLNTRRGDVAAGDNGLSAIPGREAEAQAAIDEAIAYATAIGTPNIHVMAGFADGYQAHCTFVENLNYACEAAAPHGITILIEPLNSYDAPGYFLTTTDQAQAIFDVVNAHNLKLMFDCYHVQLMEGNLTRRIEALLHRIGHIQFASVPDRGAPDHGEIDYGYLFKVISDLGYDAPLGAEYKPCGNTDDTLGWVNDHAGLSG, encoded by the coding sequence ATGAAGTTTTCTGCCAACTTGGGCTTTTTGTGGAACGACCGGCCCCTGCCCGAGGCTATCCGCGCCGCCAAGGCTGCTGGCTTCGACGCCGTGGAATGCCACTGGCCCTATGATGTGCCAACCGACGACGTGAAGGCCGCCCTGAGCGAGACCGGTCTGCCGATGTTGGGCCTCAACACCCGTCGCGGCGATGTCGCCGCCGGGGACAACGGGCTTTCCGCAATCCCCGGACGCGAGGCCGAGGCACAGGCCGCCATCGATGAGGCCATTGCCTATGCCACCGCCATCGGCACACCAAACATCCATGTCATGGCTGGATTCGCCGATGGATACCAAGCTCATTGTACCTTTGTCGAAAACCTGAACTACGCCTGCGAAGCCGCCGCTCCACACGGCATCACCATTCTGATCGAACCGCTTAACAGCTACGATGCCCCGGGATACTTCCTGACCACAACCGATCAAGCGCAAGCGATCTTCGATGTTGTCAACGCTCACAATCTGAAACTGATGTTCGACTGCTACCATGTGCAGTTGATGGAAGGGAACCTGACCCGTCGGATCGAGGCGCTTCTGCATCGGATTGGGCATATCCAGTTCGCTTCTGTTCCGGATCGGGGGGCTCCGGATCACGGTGAGATCGACTACGGCTATTTGTTTAAGGTCATTTCTGATCTTGGCTACGACGCGCCTTTGGGGGCGGAATACAAGCCCTGCGGCAACACTGACGATACGCTCGGCTGGGTGAACGACCATGCGGGACTTTCAGGATAG
- a CDS encoding LysR family transcriptional regulator, whose product MVYFAAIAEAGSIRGAAARLNLSVPVLSEALSDLEAELGVTLATRTTRSFKLTHVGQRTQRAAQDILDRAKGLSDLTATDRPLQGRLSLTVPVEIAGFWLPRMLSGFRAKHPEVVFDIDVTDSVVDLRASKIEVAIRTEYVAPAQESQSRVNLPLVVVSGGSAVVDPNGVVNIPLIDSRADRKLLATSRHDGSILPLTFFQSHQITNRAAGLQMARSGLGAIMVMRGSVSADLESGDLVEILPNYDFGSIDLKCHFRDRLPSPIARVFAREMGLSSL is encoded by the coding sequence TTGGTCTATTTCGCCGCGATTGCAGAGGCTGGTTCAATTCGAGGTGCAGCAGCACGGCTGAACCTATCAGTGCCGGTCCTGTCAGAAGCGCTGTCAGACCTCGAAGCAGAATTGGGCGTGACGCTCGCAACCCGCACAACGCGGTCTTTTAAGCTGACACATGTGGGACAGCGGACCCAACGTGCAGCGCAGGACATTTTGGACAGGGCCAAAGGACTATCCGATCTCACCGCAACGGATCGCCCGTTGCAGGGAAGATTGAGCCTTACAGTTCCGGTTGAGATCGCAGGTTTTTGGTTGCCGCGAATGCTAAGTGGTTTTCGGGCAAAACATCCTGAGGTCGTCTTTGACATAGATGTAACAGACAGTGTCGTTGACCTACGCGCGAGCAAAATTGAAGTGGCAATCCGGACTGAATACGTCGCCCCTGCACAGGAAAGCCAATCAAGGGTCAATTTGCCGCTTGTCGTTGTTTCGGGTGGATCGGCGGTTGTTGATCCAAACGGGGTGGTGAACATTCCCTTGATTGATAGTCGTGCGGATCGAAAATTATTGGCAACGTCCCGCCACGACGGCAGCATTTTGCCACTAACATTCTTCCAATCCCATCAAATCACCAATCGCGCGGCGGGCTTGCAAATGGCCCGCAGCGGACTGGGGGCCATTATGGTCATGCGAGGATCAGTATCTGCTGATTTGGAGAGCGGCGATTTAGTCGAAATCTTACCGAACTACGATTTTGGATCAATCGATCTCAAGTGCCATTTTCGCGACCGCTTGCCGAGTCCAATAGCCCGGGTTTTCGCACGCGAGATGGGCCTTTCCAGCTTGTGA
- a CDS encoding alpha-amylase family glycosyl hydrolase: protein MSVTPRKPITNAELFALRWDRGRRDLIGPFTRLYPGHDAAALLDRTRDLLDRHWRKRPADLRRLDLERDLNPDWFLSQKMAAYVFYIDKLAGRLANVPANIPYMQDLGITYAHMMPCLMPRPGPSDGGYAVMDYTRINPALGTMAEFQQVNLQLRAAGISPCIDMVLNHTAKEHDWAQRARAGDPFYQAFYRMYDDDTLPKQFEETLVEIFPEQAPGNFTYYPDMGKWVWTTFNEYQWDLNWENPEVFLAILDTILFLANKGVEVFRLDAVAFMWKRMGTGCQNLPEVHDILQALTQATRIAAPAVIHKAEAIVGPADLVPYLGTGSHAGRESQLAYHNNLMVQYWSSLAAGDTRLMTHVMKTHFPQSVRRASFAPYIRCHDDIGWAITPEDTAHVAHLDAVAHRNFLADFYNGSFPGSFARGADFQSNPDTGDRRTNGTLASLCGLETATTPQEVDHAVARIRLGHALIASYGGIPLIYMGDEVGMLNDHSYLDDPTRADDGRWMQRPVMDWNRRDDPAAARILSDLKHILATRRATPQLAGDVPTRVLDAGDPALFCYQRLGDDRTVTCVANFTAHPHSVAPSTLSLVSPVMDLLTQTLFAADITLPPCGILWLTPA, encoded by the coding sequence ATGTCCGTGACGCCGCGCAAACCGATTACCAATGCCGAGTTGTTTGCCCTGCGCTGGGACCGCGGGCGACGTGATCTGATTGGGCCGTTCACCCGGCTTTATCCTGGTCACGACGCGGCAGCGCTGCTGGACCGTACCCGCGACCTGCTGGACCGGCATTGGCGCAAGCGCCCCGCTGATCTGCGTCGCCTTGATCTGGAACGTGACCTGAACCCTGACTGGTTCTTGTCGCAGAAGATGGCAGCCTATGTGTTCTACATCGACAAGCTGGCCGGGCGGCTGGCCAATGTCCCGGCCAATATTCCTTATATGCAGGACTTGGGCATAACCTATGCTCATATGATGCCCTGTCTGATGCCGCGCCCCGGGCCGTCGGATGGCGGTTACGCAGTGATGGATTACACGCGCATCAACCCCGCCCTTGGGACCATGGCCGAGTTTCAGCAGGTCAATCTGCAATTGCGCGCCGCAGGGATCAGCCCCTGCATAGATATGGTGTTGAACCACACCGCCAAGGAACATGACTGGGCCCAGCGCGCCCGTGCGGGCGACCCGTTCTATCAGGCGTTCTATCGGATGTATGACGATGACACGCTGCCCAAGCAGTTTGAGGAAACGCTGGTCGAGATCTTTCCCGAGCAGGCGCCGGGGAATTTCACCTATTACCCCGACATGGGCAAATGGGTCTGGACCACGTTCAACGAATACCAATGGGATCTGAACTGGGAAAACCCAGAGGTGTTTCTGGCGATCCTCGACACCATCCTGTTTCTGGCCAACAAGGGGGTGGAGGTGTTCCGCCTCGATGCTGTAGCCTTCATGTGGAAACGCATGGGCACGGGCTGTCAGAACCTGCCAGAGGTGCACGACATCCTGCAGGCGCTGACGCAGGCCACGCGCATCGCCGCCCCTGCAGTCATCCACAAGGCCGAGGCGATTGTTGGCCCCGCTGATCTGGTCCCCTACCTTGGCACCGGCAGCCATGCGGGACGCGAAAGTCAGCTGGCCTATCACAACAATCTGATGGTGCAGTACTGGTCCTCGCTGGCGGCGGGCGACACGCGGCTGATGACCCATGTGATGAAGACGCATTTTCCGCAAAGCGTGCGGCGCGCCTCCTTTGCCCCTTATATCCGCTGCCATGATGATATCGGCTGGGCGATCACGCCTGAGGATACGGCACATGTTGCGCATCTGGACGCGGTCGCGCATCGCAATTTTCTGGCCGATTTCTACAACGGCAGCTTTCCGGGCAGTTTCGCGCGTGGCGCGGATTTTCAATCGAACCCTGATACCGGCGACAGGCGGACCAATGGCACACTCGCCAGCCTCTGCGGGCTTGAGACCGCCACGACACCGCAAGAGGTTGACCATGCCGTGGCGCGCATCCGACTGGGTCACGCACTAATTGCCAGCTACGGTGGCATCCCCCTGATCTATATGGGCGATGAGGTCGGGATGCTGAACGATCACAGCTATCTGGATGACCCCACGCGCGCGGATGATGGCCGCTGGATGCAGCGCCCGGTGATGGACTGGAACCGGCGGGATGACCCTGCCGCGGCCCGCATTCTGAGCGATCTTAAACACATCCTTGCCACCCGCCGCGCCACGCCGCAATTGGCAGGCGACGTGCCAACGCGCGTGCTGGACGCAGGCGATCCGGCGCTGTTTTGTTATCAGCGTCTAGGGGATGACCGGACGGTCACCTGTGTGGCGAATTTCACAGCGCATCCGCATAGCGTCGCGCCGTCCACATTGTCGCTCGTCTCACCGGTCATGGACCTGCTGACGCAGACCCTGTTCGCGGCTGACATCACCCTGCCCCCCTGCGGCATCTTGTGGCTGACGCCGGCGTAG
- a CDS encoding 50S ribosomal protein L25/general stress protein Ctc: MADKIPDLHATARAGTGKGAARQARRDGDVPGIVYGGGVDPLPISINFNKLLTRLRKGQFMSTLFNLKVDGHDDVRVICRGVQRDVVKDLPTHIDLMRLKRTSRVKIFIPVEFLNEETCPGLKKGGVLTVVRNEVELEVLAGDIPDSIVVDLGEAEMGDTISISNVTLPEGAKPTIDRDFVIANISAPRAVVADDDEDGEEVAADEVPTTGDEEAAAEE; this comes from the coding sequence ATGGCTGACAAGATCCCAGATCTGCACGCCACTGCACGCGCGGGGACAGGCAAGGGGGCCGCCCGCCAAGCTCGCCGTGATGGCGACGTGCCGGGCATCGTTTATGGTGGTGGGGTAGACCCGCTTCCGATTTCGATCAACTTCAACAAGCTGCTGACACGCCTGCGCAAGGGCCAGTTCATGTCCACGCTGTTCAACCTCAAGGTTGATGGCCACGACGATGTCCGCGTGATCTGCCGTGGCGTTCAGCGCGACGTGGTCAAGGACCTGCCGACGCACATCGACCTGATGCGCCTGAAGCGGACCAGCCGCGTGAAGATCTTTATCCCGGTTGAATTCCTGAACGAAGAGACCTGCCCCGGCCTGAAAAAGGGCGGCGTGCTGACGGTTGTTCGGAACGAAGTTGAGCTGGAAGTGCTGGCTGGCGATATCCCTGACAGCATCGTGGTTGATCTGGGCGAGGCTGAAATGGGTGACACCATTTCGATCAGCAATGTGACCCTGCCTGAAGGCGCGAAGCCAACCATCGACCGTGACTTTGTCATCGCCAACATCTCGGCACCGCGTGCTGTTGTGGCCGACGACGACGAAGACGGCGAAGAGGTTGCAGCCGACGAAGTGCCGACCACTGGCGACGAAGAAGCCGCTGCCGAAGAATAA
- the otnK gene encoding 3-oxo-tetronate kinase: protein MTTVLGCIADDFTGATDIAGLLARSGVRVSLRIGVPDTPPDATSPFEVIALKSRTAPVAEAVNETRAALAWLQAAGAQRFFWKYCSTFDSTADGNIGPVAEALMRDLDTDQTIYCPAFPENGRSIFMGNLFVGQQPLAESPMKDHPLTPMRDSNLMRLLAPQVTKPVGLTDRRTVEKGADALRASLADHRADGTAHVVVDAVAHSDLETIAAACRDMPLITGGSAVAMPLPALYLADGLLSADAPRAQAPQLGVGTIVLSGSCSSMTNKQVADYTSRGVPAFQLDPLSLAENGPQKALDWLSKQDLDKAPIIYATANPESVRAAQEKLGVAGAGEIVEATLSACAVAARDKGARRVIVAGGETSGAVTKALAVAQLDIGTEIAPGVPWTYCTSDGANIALALKSGNFGTEDFFSIAQTKLDTA from the coding sequence ATGACCACAGTCCTTGGCTGCATCGCCGATGATTTTACGGGTGCGACCGACATCGCGGGGCTTTTAGCCCGGAGCGGTGTGCGGGTGTCTTTGCGGATTGGGGTGCCCGATACCCCGCCCGACGCCACCAGCCCGTTTGAGGTGATCGCACTCAAATCCCGAACCGCGCCGGTCGCGGAGGCGGTCAACGAGACACGCGCGGCCCTTGCGTGGTTGCAGGCGGCAGGCGCGCAGCGGTTCTTTTGGAAATACTGTTCAACCTTTGATAGCACAGCAGACGGGAATATCGGCCCGGTCGCAGAAGCGTTGATGCGGGATCTGGATACGGACCAGACGATCTATTGCCCGGCCTTCCCCGAAAACGGGCGGTCCATTTTCATGGGCAATCTGTTTGTCGGGCAGCAGCCATTGGCGGAAAGCCCAATGAAAGACCATCCGCTGACCCCGATGCGTGATAGCAATCTGATGCGTCTGCTTGCGCCGCAGGTGACAAAGCCCGTGGGGCTGACAGACAGACGAACGGTTGAAAAAGGTGCTGATGCGCTGCGCGCCAGCCTTGCGGACCATCGGGCAGACGGCACAGCGCACGTGGTTGTGGATGCCGTGGCACATTCAGACCTTGAGACCATCGCCGCCGCCTGTCGTGACATGCCGTTGATTACGGGGGGGTCTGCTGTGGCGATGCCACTTCCGGCGCTTTATCTTGCGGATGGGTTGCTGTCTGCGGACGCGCCAAGGGCGCAGGCGCCGCAGCTTGGGGTTGGGACGATCGTTCTGTCAGGCAGCTGCTCTTCCATGACCAACAAGCAAGTGGCCGATTACACCAGCCGTGGCGTTCCTGCTTTCCAATTGGACCCGCTGTCTTTGGCAGAGAACGGCCCGCAGAAAGCACTTGACTGGCTGTCCAAACAGGACCTCGACAAAGCCCCGATCATCTATGCCACGGCCAATCCCGAAAGCGTTCGCGCAGCGCAGGAAAAGCTGGGCGTGGCGGGTGCCGGAGAGATCGTCGAGGCCACGCTGTCGGCCTGCGCGGTTGCCGCGCGGGACAAGGGTGCGCGCCGGGTGATCGTTGCGGGCGGTGAGACGTCAGGCGCTGTCACCAAGGCGCTTGCAGTGGCCCAACTTGATATTGGGACAGAAATCGCGCCTGGCGTCCCATGGACCTATTGCACATCGGATGGGGCCAATATCGCGCTGGCCCTGAAGTCCGGAAACTTTGGCACCGAAGACTTCTTTTCGATCGCCCAGACCAAACTAGATACCGCATGA
- a CDS encoding ester cyclase, with product MKTLQTLAAAAAVSLISIPAFADDMATVRSFYEDLLTTPADATAEAVRAVVAEDWKSTPTPLGGPGAEGFLTTLGAFGGLIPDLKWEVQEIWQDGDTYIVRGIATGTPQGPFLGVDPATGKSFEIMSIDVHRVEDGRLKESYHIEEWLTAISQLTAE from the coding sequence ATGAAGACGTTACAAACACTTGCCGCAGCTGCGGCTGTCTCGCTGATCTCGATACCCGCTTTTGCGGACGATATGGCGACAGTTCGCAGCTTTTACGAAGACTTGCTGACGACCCCAGCCGATGCCACAGCAGAAGCAGTGCGCGCGGTCGTCGCAGAGGATTGGAAATCCACACCTACTCCTCTTGGTGGTCCGGGGGCAGAGGGTTTCTTGACGACGCTCGGTGCTTTCGGTGGGCTGATCCCTGACCTGAAATGGGAGGTGCAGGAGATTTGGCAGGACGGTGACACCTATATCGTGCGCGGGATTGCGACCGGTACGCCCCAAGGTCCGTTCCTTGGTGTTGATCCTGCAACGGGCAAAAGCTTTGAGATCATGTCAATCGACGTGCACCGTGTCGAAGACGGCCGCCTCAAGGAATCCTATCACATTGAAGAATGGCTGACTGCCATTTCGCAGCTGACCGCCGAGTAG